One window from the genome of Actinoplanes teichomyceticus ATCC 31121 encodes:
- a CDS encoding GNAT family N-acetyltransferase, translating into MIKLVKPTTRLHASWLASRDDWGRGVHQDGAGLRPGDEVDSVPGFAAWVQRLHRQEDPAVPVEEGWVHCTYRWVVEDDRVLGAVALRHELNDFLLNAGGHIGYGIRPTARRRGLASWALGEMLGEARGIGLRRVLLTCNVENVASARTIEGHGGTLDDIRDTELGKLKRYWISL; encoded by the coding sequence ATGATCAAGTTGGTCAAGCCGACGACCCGCCTGCACGCCTCCTGGCTTGCGTCCCGTGACGACTGGGGCAGGGGTGTCCATCAGGACGGCGCCGGACTGCGCCCCGGCGACGAGGTGGACTCCGTGCCCGGTTTCGCGGCCTGGGTCCAGCGGCTGCACCGGCAGGAGGATCCGGCAGTCCCCGTCGAGGAAGGCTGGGTGCACTGCACCTATCGATGGGTGGTCGAGGACGACAGGGTGCTCGGCGCGGTCGCGCTGCGACACGAATTGAACGACTTCCTGCTCAACGCCGGTGGCCACATCGGGTACGGCATCCGGCCCACGGCGCGGCGGCGTGGTCTGGCGTCCTGGGCGCTCGGCGAGATGCTGGGCGAGGCGCGCGGTATCGGGCTGCGTCGTGTTCTGCTCACCTGCAACGTCGAGAACGTGGCTTCAGCACGCACCATCGAAGGTCACGGCGGGACGCTCGACGACATCCGGGACACCGAGCTGGGAAAGCTGAAGCGTTACTGGATCAGCCTATGA
- a CDS encoding class I SAM-dependent DNA methyltransferase: MTSSDLWDAETAERYDETSAFMFAPEVLDPAVDSLADLAGNGPALEFAIGTGRVAIPLVERGVSVSGIELSQPMVDQLHKKRADIPVVVGDMATSTMPGQFSLVYLVWNSIGNLRTQAEQVACFRNAARHLAPGGRFVIELWVPGIRRFPPGQAAVPYHVGRHHVGFDTYDMATQQGTSHHYRRHPDGTVTYWDSNFRYIWPAECDLMAQLAGMHLEQRVADWNGGPFTSDSESHVSTWRKPA, encoded by the coding sequence ATGACAAGCAGCGACCTCTGGGATGCCGAGACGGCTGAGCGTTACGACGAGACGTCCGCCTTCATGTTCGCACCCGAAGTGCTCGATCCTGCGGTTGATTCTCTCGCTGACCTGGCGGGCAACGGTCCCGCACTGGAATTCGCGATCGGTACCGGGCGGGTGGCTATACCTCTGGTGGAACGTGGCGTGTCGGTATCCGGCATCGAGCTTTCGCAGCCGATGGTCGACCAGCTACACAAGAAACGGGCAGACATCCCCGTTGTGGTCGGCGACATGGCGACCAGCACGATGCCCGGCCAGTTTTCGCTCGTATACCTGGTCTGGAACAGCATCGGAAACCTGCGCACCCAGGCTGAGCAGGTTGCCTGCTTCCGCAACGCTGCCCGTCACCTCGCGCCGGGCGGACGGTTCGTCATCGAGTTGTGGGTGCCCGGCATCCGGCGTTTTCCGCCCGGGCAGGCGGCAGTGCCCTACCACGTCGGCCGGCACCACGTCGGCTTCGACACCTACGACATGGCCACTCAACAAGGCACGTCGCATCACTACCGACGGCACCCCGATGGCACAGTGACCTATTGGGACAGCAATTTCCGCTACATCTGGCCGGCCGAATGCGACCTGATGGCACAGCTCGCCGGGATGCATCTTGAGCAACGTGTCGCTGATTGGAACGGCGGGCCCTTCACGAGCGACTCCGAGAGCCACGTCTCCACATGGCGCAAGCCGGCGTGA
- a CDS encoding site-specific integrase yields MTTSTALQPSPAISDPRLLAAAVAAYLGRYRGQSRMHTGSDLKLFLHWSADQPLDPLQATRVDIERYVRWLQDVRCYQPSTVSRRLSVVIGFYRGCVIDPSWPAGRSHEPTRDRADERIASAVGTRQDVAV; encoded by the coding sequence ATGACTACCTCAACTGCGTTACAGCCCAGCCCGGCCATTTCCGACCCACGACTATTGGCAGCCGCAGTCGCCGCGTACCTCGGCCGGTACCGCGGTCAATCGCGGATGCACACCGGCTCCGACCTCAAGCTCTTCCTGCACTGGTCGGCTGACCAGCCACTGGACCCGCTGCAAGCAACACGGGTGGACATCGAGCGCTACGTGCGCTGGCTACAAGATGTCCGTTGTTACCAGCCCTCGACGGTGTCCCGGCGGCTGTCGGTCGTGATCGGCTTCTACCGCGGCTGCGTCATCGACCCTTCATGGCCTGCGGGACGTAGTCATGAACCCACGCGCGATCGTGCCGATGAGCGGATAGCTTCGGCGGTTGGGACCAGGCAAGATGTGGCGGTGTGA
- a CDS encoding sensor histidine kinase has translation MARLGPVRRRHGGRAVEPSTVLAARADRWSRARPLLVDGLLTGVMWLVFGVSSVLGGPAGLVVGTVTILPLVMRRRWPAALLVWSAAIFVVQLVVLPIPLPANIAQAFVIYTVAAHVPSLPIRLCALGAGLAGSLAAGFRWSTEPDYTRNALVIAVFLAVFTGLIWLIGNVVRGRETNMRALSEAYARLEENSRQRERFLAQRERVAAAREIHDIVAHSLTVVIVQADGAEYAAEHAQPWDRDQARTALATIARTARTALTEVRGVIDVLRDPEAADDPAGPPVGLADLEQLIAAVRSAGLPVEFHVDPAVFERTPAAVRFAVLRVVRESLTNVLKHAGSQAVARVAVERAPQAVRVRIDDDGVGRAVGVVAAAPGHGLDGMRERLRALDGALMAGPRPGGGFGVQATIPVAVQERR, from the coding sequence ATGGCTAGGCTGGGGCCGGTGAGGCGCCGACACGGTGGGAGGGCTGTGGAACCAAGTACGGTCCTCGCAGCCCGAGCCGACCGATGGTCGCGGGCGCGTCCACTGCTGGTGGATGGCCTTCTCACCGGTGTGATGTGGCTGGTGTTCGGCGTGTCCAGCGTGCTCGGCGGGCCCGCCGGACTTGTCGTGGGCACCGTGACTATTCTGCCGCTCGTTATGCGACGCCGATGGCCGGCCGCTCTGCTGGTGTGGTCGGCTGCGATCTTCGTGGTCCAGCTGGTGGTGCTACCTATTCCGCTGCCGGCCAACATCGCCCAAGCATTTGTGATCTACACGGTCGCCGCGCACGTCCCGTCGCTGCCGATCCGATTGTGTGCGCTCGGCGCAGGGCTGGCCGGCAGCCTCGCAGCCGGCTTCCGATGGAGCACCGAGCCGGACTACACCCGCAACGCCCTGGTCATCGCCGTGTTTCTCGCCGTGTTCACCGGGTTGATCTGGCTGATCGGGAACGTCGTTCGGGGTCGCGAGACCAACATGAGAGCGCTGAGCGAGGCCTATGCGCGGCTGGAGGAGAACAGCCGGCAGCGCGAGCGGTTCCTGGCACAGCGGGAGCGGGTCGCGGCCGCCCGGGAGATCCACGATATTGTCGCCCACTCGCTCACCGTCGTCATCGTGCAGGCCGACGGGGCCGAGTACGCCGCCGAGCATGCGCAGCCGTGGGACCGTGACCAGGCCCGGACCGCCCTCGCCACGATCGCGCGGACCGCGCGGACCGCGCTGACCGAGGTACGCGGCGTCATCGACGTGCTCCGCGATCCCGAAGCGGCCGACGACCCGGCCGGGCCGCCGGTGGGCCTCGCCGACCTGGAGCAACTCATTGCGGCGGTCCGGTCCGCCGGTCTGCCGGTCGAGTTCCACGTCGACCCCGCCGTGTTCGAACGCACGCCCGCCGCAGTGCGCTTCGCCGTGCTTCGGGTGGTCCGGGAGTCACTGACCAATGTCCTGAAGCATGCCGGGTCCCAGGCCGTGGCGCGGGTGGCCGTCGAGCGGGCACCGCAGGCCGTACGGGTGCGCATCGACGACGACGGCGTCGGCCGAGCCGTCGGCGTGGTGGCTGCCGCACCGGGTCACGGGCTCGATGGGATGCGGGAGCGACTGCGTGCCCTCGACGGTGCTCTGATGGCCGGTCCGCGTCCGGGCGGCGGATTCGGTGTGCAGGCCACCATCCCGGTCGCCGTCCAGGAGAGGCGATGA
- a CDS encoding response regulator has product MSRPEPIRVFLVDDQDLVRAGFAMLLGATPDLRVVGSVGDGQAALDALRQPEHRADVVLMDIRMPGLDGVETTRRLLAAADPPRVVMLTTFDSDDLLVAALRAGASGYLVKDAGPAELLSAIRAAAAGESPVSPRLVRRLIDSFVLVAPAGSTEDRPTAAPSTLTRLTAREREILAAIGLGLTNAEIAARLHVAESTVKTHIGSVLRKLELRDRVQAVILAQTLEVTDGPLAPG; this is encoded by the coding sequence ATGAGCCGGCCAGAGCCGATCCGGGTCTTCCTCGTCGACGATCAGGACTTGGTCCGTGCCGGTTTCGCGATGCTGCTGGGCGCGACCCCGGACCTGCGGGTGGTCGGGTCGGTCGGTGACGGCCAGGCGGCCCTCGACGCGCTTCGGCAACCGGAGCACCGCGCCGATGTCGTTCTGATGGACATACGGATGCCCGGCCTCGACGGGGTGGAGACGACCAGGCGGCTACTCGCCGCCGCGGATCCGCCGCGAGTCGTGATGTTGACGACATTCGACTCCGACGACCTGCTCGTTGCCGCGCTACGGGCGGGCGCGTCCGGATATCTGGTCAAGGACGCCGGCCCCGCGGAACTGCTGTCGGCGATCCGGGCCGCGGCGGCCGGCGAGTCACCTGTCTCGCCACGGCTAGTCCGTCGTCTGATCGACTCGTTCGTCCTCGTGGCGCCGGCCGGGTCCACCGAAGACCGGCCGACCGCCGCGCCGTCCACTCTGACGCGGCTCACCGCCCGCGAACGCGAGATTCTCGCGGCGATCGGGTTGGGGTTGACCAACGCAGAGATCGCCGCACGGCTGCACGTGGCGGAGTCGACCGTCAAGACGCACATCGGCTCGGTGCTGCGCAAGCTGGAGCTTCGTGACCGGGTGCAGGCCGTCATCCTCGCGCAGACGCTCGAAGTGACAGACGGGCCGCTTGCGCCCGGCTGA
- a CDS encoding CPBP family intramembrane glutamic endopeptidase yields MFRSQVDGRGRTLADTGRTLLKAGPPVLARLSDRAASIVFVLLVLGVSLGTADVAGGLILALSPLLVVLVMLLLVTREGYTRDGWRRLGMGRLGLRYWPLTIATTAGVCLLATVGVVAFGFARFAAPQQPWLADVLALCAAGPVLAFAEEIGWRGYLQPRLAFLGERAAMLTVGVVWIGWHLPYILSTPNYHSDGNRVVVLTLFSGSVIAFSFLIGHLRTMSASVWPAVLAHFTHNATFAALTIPIATEQPVVVNEYLSGDSGLFVMLGTAACAAAIGVSRAQAARLSLRASARG; encoded by the coding sequence ATGTTCCGATCGCAGGTGGATGGCAGGGGGCGGACGCTCGCCGACACTGGGCGGACCTTACTGAAAGCAGGTCCGCCCGTGTTAGCCAGGCTTTCCGATCGCGCCGCGTCGATCGTCTTCGTCCTGTTGGTTTTGGGGGTCTCGCTGGGGACCGCCGACGTCGCAGGAGGGCTGATCCTGGCCCTGTCTCCGCTGCTCGTGGTATTGGTGATGCTCCTTCTAGTCACCCGCGAGGGCTACACGCGTGACGGCTGGCGTCGGCTCGGGATGGGCCGGCTCGGGCTGCGCTACTGGCCGCTGACGATCGCCACCACCGCAGGCGTCTGCCTGCTCGCGACCGTGGGGGTCGTCGCGTTCGGCTTTGCTCGGTTCGCCGCCCCGCAGCAGCCGTGGCTGGCCGACGTGCTCGCGCTGTGCGCCGCCGGCCCAGTCCTGGCGTTCGCGGAGGAGATCGGCTGGCGCGGCTACCTGCAGCCGAGACTTGCCTTCCTGGGCGAACGGGCGGCAATGCTCACCGTCGGTGTCGTCTGGATCGGCTGGCATCTGCCGTACATCCTGTCCACGCCGAACTACCACAGCGACGGGAACCGGGTCGTGGTACTCACGCTGTTCAGCGGCTCCGTGATCGCGTTCTCGTTCCTGATCGGCCACCTGCGGACCATGTCCGCCAGCGTGTGGCCAGCCGTGCTGGCCCACTTTACGCACAACGCCACATTCGCCGCCCTGACCATCCCGATCGCCACCGAGCAGCCGGTGGTGGTCAACGAATACCTCAGCGGCGACTCGGGGCTGTTCGTGATGCTTGGCACCGCCGCGTGCGCTGCCGCGATCGGTGTCAGCCGGGCGCAAGCGGCCCGTCTGTCACTTCGAGCGTCTGCGCGAGGATGA
- a CDS encoding alpha/beta hydrolase-fold protein: protein MTSLVAAAALAVSVIAAAPAAAATDTWHSNDDVYHYFKVPQSEAGSIVGGTPATLELEANIGPSGTWSALALDPSGSDYAANVGPLEPGLYHYQYTATMQDRSKVSFRQPGIPVAVTSKPNWNTFFVPGESVAWMDDIAAGGTVEELSYRSPAAGESRTAVVWTPPGYDSARAEAYPVLYLLSSEGQTAREWLELGRAKQILDNLVAGRDAKPMVVVMADANSADPRAELLNAIVPAARAGYNISSRPTSQALAGVGTGAEQAISVLRSDAGAFGYVGSFSGSADGPITKAEAKAINKGTRLLRIYVGNTLDPSYNDNYDLLVDLKKSGVKYEFDGVNPDDATWDAWRENLRDFASRLFGQKGAGHGAGKGHRPLPKPYQPPAAGSITTPHIDPHGIVTFETGTQWADAKDVTVWGNWAPNGQWFRIPMAKQPDGRWRITVGPLDGYYYYRYVVDGVDKKDPADTVNTHVMESQLFVPGKTDAMLADVPEGKGGTVSLMTYNGGQGAERYAYVWTPPSYDPDREAAYPLLYLYHGGGQNYGSWLETGRAKQILDNHYLNGTMVPMVVVMPDQNGVDFWTDLSQHLMPTAAAKYNISTDSDEQALAGLSWGAMNTLSTWLSHPGEFAYIGAFSGGLLSYPTVDVQAVNASTKLARLYSGDVDFTYSFTQESMRWLTSQGIEYEYAGTWVGPHGFDIWTANLVDFVPRLFTPEYRFGGVRPPLAGDGSDVVRAGRAVPVTFTLTSADGKTVTDARPRLYLARTTDGVAGDRVPATPVQKNADNTARYRAGKYVFDWDTGGLARGAYELQIDLGSSVHAIALTID from the coding sequence ATGACCAGCCTTGTCGCGGCCGCGGCTTTGGCGGTGTCAGTCATCGCGGCCGCCCCGGCGGCTGCCGCGACTGACACATGGCATTCAAACGACGACGTCTATCACTACTTCAAGGTGCCGCAATCGGAGGCTGGCAGCATCGTCGGCGGAACGCCGGCAACGCTCGAACTGGAGGCGAACATCGGTCCGAGCGGCACCTGGTCGGCGCTCGCGCTGGACCCGAGTGGCTCGGACTACGCCGCGAACGTCGGTCCACTCGAGCCCGGGCTGTACCACTACCAGTACACCGCGACCATGCAGGACAGGTCGAAGGTGTCCTTCCGCCAGCCTGGCATTCCGGTGGCGGTGACGTCGAAGCCGAACTGGAACACCTTCTTCGTGCCGGGCGAGTCGGTCGCATGGATGGACGACATCGCTGCGGGTGGGACGGTGGAGGAGCTGTCCTACAGAAGCCCAGCGGCGGGAGAGAGCCGCACCGCCGTGGTGTGGACGCCGCCCGGCTACGACTCCGCCCGGGCCGAGGCGTACCCGGTTCTGTACCTGCTGAGCAGCGAGGGCCAGACCGCTCGTGAGTGGCTGGAGCTCGGCCGGGCGAAGCAGATCCTCGACAACCTGGTTGCAGGCAGGGACGCCAAGCCGATGGTGGTCGTGATGGCTGACGCCAATTCCGCCGACCCCCGCGCCGAGTTGCTGAACGCCATCGTCCCGGCAGCACGGGCCGGCTACAACATCTCGTCTCGGCCCACCAGTCAGGCGCTCGCCGGTGTCGGCACCGGTGCCGAGCAGGCAATCAGCGTCCTCCGCAGCGATGCCGGGGCATTCGGCTACGTCGGCTCCTTCTCCGGCTCCGCCGACGGCCCGATCACCAAGGCGGAGGCCAAGGCGATCAACAAGGGCACCAGACTGCTCCGCATATATGTCGGCAACACGCTCGACCCGTCCTACAACGACAACTACGACCTGCTGGTGGACCTGAAGAAATCCGGAGTGAAGTACGAGTTCGACGGCGTCAACCCCGACGACGCCACCTGGGACGCGTGGCGGGAGAACCTGCGGGACTTCGCCTCCCGGCTCTTCGGGCAGAAGGGCGCAGGCCACGGTGCCGGCAAGGGACACCGCCCGCTGCCCAAGCCGTACCAGCCCCCCGCGGCCGGGTCGATCACGACCCCGCACATCGACCCGCACGGCATCGTCACGTTCGAGACCGGCACCCAGTGGGCCGACGCCAAGGACGTCACGGTCTGGGGCAACTGGGCCCCGAACGGCCAGTGGTTCCGGATCCCGATGGCCAAACAGCCCGACGGCCGCTGGCGCATCACTGTCGGACCGCTCGACGGCTACTATTACTACCGGTACGTGGTCGACGGCGTCGACAAGAAGGACCCGGCCGACACCGTCAACACCCATGTGATGGAGTCGCAACTTTTCGTGCCGGGCAAGACCGACGCGATGCTCGCCGACGTCCCCGAAGGCAAGGGCGGCACGGTCTCGCTGATGACCTACAACGGAGGCCAGGGCGCAGAGCGCTACGCGTACGTCTGGACGCCGCCCAGCTACGATCCTGACCGCGAAGCTGCCTACCCGCTGCTGTACTTGTACCACGGCGGGGGCCAGAACTACGGCAGCTGGCTCGAGACCGGGCGGGCCAAGCAGATTCTCGACAACCACTATCTCAACGGGACAATGGTGCCGATGGTCGTGGTCATGCCGGACCAGAACGGCGTCGACTTCTGGACCGACCTCAGCCAGCACCTGATGCCAACCGCGGCGGCGAAGTACAATATCTCTACGGATTCGGATGAGCAGGCGCTCGCCGGTCTGTCGTGGGGAGCCATGAACACCCTCAGCACGTGGCTCAGCCACCCGGGCGAGTTCGCCTACATCGGTGCCTTCTCGGGCGGCCTGCTCTCCTACCCCACCGTCGATGTCCAGGCGGTCAACGCGAGCACCAAGTTGGCCCGGTTGTACTCCGGTGACGTCGACTTCACGTACTCGTTCACCCAGGAATCGATGCGGTGGCTGACCTCCCAGGGCATCGAGTACGAGTACGCCGGCACCTGGGTCGGACCGCATGGCTTCGACATCTGGACGGCGAACCTGGTCGACTTCGTGCCGCGGCTTTTCACGCCTGAGTACCGGTTCGGCGGAGTGCGGCCGCCGCTGGCCGGCGACGGCTCCGACGTCGTCAGGGCCGGACGCGCCGTGCCGGTCACGTTTACCCTGACCAGCGCGGACGGCAAGACGGTCACCGACGCGCGGCCGCGTCTCTACCTGGCGAGGACGACGGACGGTGTGGCCGGCGATCGGGTCCCGGCCACACCCGTTCAGAAGAATGCGGACAACACCGCGCGCTACCGCGCCGGCAAGTACGTCTTCGACTGGGACACCGGAGGGCTCGCCCGGGGCGCCTACGAGTTGCAGATCGACCTGGGCAGCTCGGTGCACGCCATCGCTCTGACCATCGACTAA
- a CDS encoding LacI family DNA-binding transcriptional regulator → MARKTNGSATMRDVARLAGVSIKTVSNILNGYQYVRPETRKRVDDAIRELGYHVNVSARNLSRGRTGAIALVLPSLRVVYFAELADAVMREASQRGLTVFIEQTNAERDRELRVLDGSYRSRFDGVLYSPLALGQKDLPLFDVDFPLVLLGERVFDSNLDHVTMSNLEGARAATEQVLDRGATTVVPLGVKQDPSPSSGTLRFQGFREALRSRGLDVDPRAIIGVPDYFHSTGATTIARILDSGVKPDAVVAFADTLALGALAAFQDRGLRVPEDVQLIGFDNIDETNYSRPPLSTIDPGRDMIAHRAVALLEERIQLQIDGVPRENQPAPRRIVVGFELIQRQSTLR, encoded by the coding sequence GTGGCACGCAAGACCAACGGGTCGGCGACGATGCGCGACGTTGCCCGACTCGCCGGGGTGTCGATCAAGACGGTGTCCAACATCCTCAACGGCTATCAGTACGTGCGTCCGGAAACCCGCAAGCGGGTGGACGACGCGATCCGTGAGCTGGGCTACCACGTGAATGTGTCAGCGCGGAACCTGAGCCGAGGCCGGACCGGGGCGATCGCTTTGGTACTGCCGTCGCTGCGCGTTGTGTACTTCGCCGAACTTGCCGACGCCGTCATGCGAGAGGCGTCCCAGCGAGGTCTGACCGTGTTCATCGAGCAGACCAACGCCGAGCGCGACCGCGAGTTGCGGGTACTGGACGGCAGCTACCGGTCACGCTTCGACGGCGTGCTGTACTCTCCGCTCGCGCTGGGCCAGAAAGATCTCCCGCTGTTCGACGTCGACTTCCCCCTCGTGCTCCTGGGCGAGCGAGTGTTCGATAGCAACCTCGACCACGTCACGATGAGCAACCTCGAGGGAGCACGTGCGGCGACCGAGCAGGTCCTGGACCGAGGTGCGACCACGGTAGTTCCCCTGGGAGTCAAGCAAGACCCATCGCCGAGCAGCGGAACGCTGCGGTTCCAGGGTTTCCGGGAGGCTCTCCGGTCACGAGGGTTGGACGTCGACCCGCGCGCGATCATCGGTGTACCCGACTACTTTCACTCCACCGGCGCCACGACGATCGCTCGCATACTCGACAGTGGCGTCAAGCCCGACGCCGTTGTGGCGTTTGCCGACACACTCGCGCTGGGTGCACTCGCCGCCTTTCAGGACCGCGGCCTACGGGTCCCCGAGGACGTCCAGCTGATCGGCTTCGACAACATCGACGAAACGAACTACTCTCGACCTCCACTGAGCACCATCGACCCCGGACGCGACATGATCGCACACCGGGCAGTCGCCCTGTTGGAAGAGCGGATCCAGCTCCAGATCGACGGCGTGCCGCGAGAGAATCAGCCGGCGCCCCGGAGGATAGTCGTCGGCTTCGAACTGATTCAGAGGCAGTCGACGCTGCGCTGA